A single window of Scomber scombrus chromosome 12, fScoSco1.1, whole genome shotgun sequence DNA harbors:
- the cdc42ep3 gene encoding cdc42 effector protein 3 has product MPAKAPIYLKPTNNKKGKKCRLRDMLSPDMISPPLGDFRHTIHIGRGGGRDAFGDMSFLQGNYELLPGKADVHPQYGIQSEFMRANSTGDASFAETPSPVLKNAISLPTIGGCQALTLPSISSTVFSMPPESLGDIVGPTPPMKSDSDEEVEILQMDALLRSMDIFSSEPLSPSTDIQSKPDVLLDLVDNTDKPTSKAVAKANKINKSETRFDKPSSFYINGHSNSIYKPNGSLNSNTSTESFDSFNGKEDFKTKICNGSGGLNGNGNCNGYGHFNNDITMGFEQELSKCNGEWVDRDSGVEEGRICDFEFEFSKEKSTSQDSLAQITGSFLSLELDLGPSILDDVLNIMDKPAAKSRP; this is encoded by the coding sequence ATGCCAGCAAAAGCACCCATATACCTGAAACCCACCAATAataagaaggggaaaaaatgtcgCCTGAGAGATATGTTGTCCCCAGACATGATCAGTCCACCGCTCGGGGATTTTCGCCACACCATTCACATCGGCAGAGGTGGGGGGAGAGATGCATTTGGAGACATGTCCTTCCTCCAGGGGAATTATGAGCTCCTACCAGGGAAGGCAGACGTCCACCCTCAGTATGGCATCCAAAGTGAGTTTATGCGAGCAAACAGCACCGGTGATGCTTCCTTTGCCGAGACCCCATCTCCTGTGCTCAAGAACGCCATCTCCCTCCCGACCATTGGTGGCTGCCAGGCGCTTACACTCCCCTCGATCTCCTCCACTGTGTTCTCCATGCCCCCGGAGTCCTTGGGGGACATAGTGGGGCCTACACCTCCAATGAAATCTGACAGTGATGAGGAGGTTGAGATCCTGCAGATGGATGCTTTGTTGCGCTCAATGGACATCTTCAGCAGCGAGCCTTTGTCTCCCTCCACAGATATCCAGTCGAAGCCGGACGTCCTCCTGGATCTGGTGGACAACACAGATAAGCCAACCTCTAAGGCAGTTGCCAAGgctaacaaaataaacaaaagtgaAACTCGGTTTGACAAGCCATCATCCTTTTACATCAACGGTCACAGCAACAGCATCTACAAACCTAACGGAAGCCTGAACAGCAACACAAGCACCGAGAGCTTTGACAGCTTTAACGGTAAAGAGGACTTCAAGACCAAGATCTGCAATGGCAGCGGAGGTCTCAATGGCAATGGCAACTGCAATGGCTATGGACACTTTAACAATGACATTACCATGGGCTTTGAACAGGAGCTCTCCAAGTGCAATGGAGAGTGGGTGGACAGAGACAGTGGGGTGGAGGAAGGCCGCATCTGTgattttgagtttgagttttccAAAGAGAAGAGCACATCGCAGGATTCCCTCGCCCAGATCACGGGGTCATTCCTCTCCCTCGAACTCGATCTGGGCCCATCCATCCTGGACGATGTGCTCAACATAATGGATAAACCTGCAGCGAAGAGCAGGCCTTGA